The Synechococcus sp. MU1643 genome contains a region encoding:
- a CDS encoding ATP-dependent RecD-like DNA helicase, translated as MPQGTSTWPSSFAAGLHAALRRRIPPQADGPALEELSRDMVLALEQGELTVKLTPERLAVAQASGWLKGEASPLLLQGDRLGWRRWLQAMEQVVAELVERAHAPVPKPDKVVDLELSDRLNPEQCAAVRALDQASVVLLSGGPGTGKTSTVVEILARAEARHPGLRIGLAAPTGKAARRLGDAVLAQRAPLPCSTLHRWLEAGSRGFGRHRQRPLELDLLVIDEMSMLDLALTQALLEALSSGCRLLLVGDPAQLPPVGSGAVWHRLQQPDVRGRFGAGAIHLEHTYRNRGALAQVAQQLRQGDLKTFTADLAALPEQANLQVHPSLLRRFPALVRQRWIQRLQQLQALTVDLNRCTEQELMAESRPLFALLEQDLLLCPRRRGPWSLDDVHRTLLGANAAGKVERWPIGLPVICGSNQPELGLANGDLGVVIGAGSERRLLFQVVDPEGQLQVRRLHPARLRRLEPAVALTIHRAQGSEADRVIVLWPDPLEDGPAAEHQRRLLYTAITRARASLDLVTLI; from the coding sequence TTGCCCCAGGGAACCAGCACTTGGCCCTCCAGCTTTGCGGCCGGCCTCCATGCGGCACTGCGGCGACGGATCCCGCCCCAGGCGGATGGCCCCGCATTGGAGGAGCTCAGCCGCGACATGGTGCTGGCCTTGGAGCAGGGGGAGTTGACGGTGAAGCTGACGCCGGAACGGCTTGCCGTTGCCCAAGCCAGTGGCTGGCTGAAGGGGGAGGCCTCCCCCCTGCTGCTTCAGGGTGATCGGCTGGGCTGGCGCCGCTGGTTGCAGGCCATGGAGCAGGTGGTGGCCGAGCTGGTGGAGCGGGCCCACGCCCCCGTTCCAAAGCCCGACAAGGTTGTCGATCTCGAGCTGTCGGATCGTCTCAACCCTGAACAGTGCGCCGCCGTGCGTGCCCTGGATCAAGCCTCGGTTGTTCTGCTCAGCGGTGGTCCGGGCACGGGCAAAACCAGCACGGTGGTGGAGATTCTGGCCCGGGCGGAAGCCCGCCATCCCGGCCTGCGCATCGGTTTGGCGGCCCCCACCGGCAAGGCGGCAAGGCGCTTGGGGGATGCGGTGCTGGCGCAGCGGGCTCCATTGCCCTGCAGCACCCTTCATCGCTGGTTGGAGGCCGGCAGCCGTGGCTTCGGTAGGCACCGCCAGCGTCCCTTGGAGCTGGATCTGCTGGTGATCGACGAGATGTCGATGCTGGATCTGGCCTTGACCCAGGCTTTGCTGGAGGCGTTGTCCAGCGGTTGTCGGCTGCTGTTGGTGGGGGATCCAGCCCAGCTGCCGCCGGTGGGAAGTGGAGCGGTCTGGCATCGGCTTCAGCAGCCTGACGTGCGCGGCCGTTTCGGTGCCGGCGCCATACATCTCGAGCACACCTACCGCAACCGCGGTGCCCTGGCGCAGGTGGCGCAACAGCTGCGCCAGGGGGATCTCAAGACCTTTACAGCGGATCTGGCTGCTTTGCCCGAGCAGGCCAATCTTCAGGTGCACCCCAGTCTCCTGCGTCGTTTTCCGGCCTTGGTGCGGCAGCGCTGGATCCAGCGTCTTCAGCAGCTGCAGGCGCTGACGGTTGATCTCAACCGCTGTACCGAGCAGGAGCTGATGGCGGAGTCCCGGCCCTTGTTTGCGCTGCTAGAGCAGGACCTGTTGCTCTGTCCACGCCGCCGGGGGCCGTGGAGTCTTGATGATGTGCACCGCACGCTGCTGGGGGCCAATGCAGCCGGCAAGGTCGAGCGTTGGCCGATCGGCTTGCCGGTGATCTGCGGCAGCAATCAACCGGAACTCGGCTTGGCCAATGGCGACCTCGGGGTGGTGATCGGGGCAGGCTCTGAACGACGCCTGTTGTTCCAGGTTGTGGATCCGGAAGGCCAGCTGCAGGTGCGCCGTTTGCATCCAGCTCGTTTGCGGCGTCTGGAGCCGGCGGTTGCGCTCACCATCCATCGGGCCCAGGGCAGTGAGGCGGATCGGGTGATCGTGCTCTGGCCAGATCCCCTCGAGGATGGCCCGGCTGCTGAACATCAACGCCGTTTGCTCTACACAGCGATCACGCGAGCCCGTGCCAGCCTTGACCTGGTGACGTTGATCTGA
- a CDS encoding phosphomannose isomerase type II C-terminal cupin domain, translated as MRVERPWGWYETLTQGDNYLVKRLLVCAGQQLSLQRHRHRSESWTVVSGSGALLCGETWHAASQGVMLSIPCCAVHRARAEGSDLLILEVQHGVDLREDDIERLQDDYGRVIN; from the coding sequence ATGCGGGTTGAGCGTCCCTGGGGTTGGTACGAAACGTTGACCCAGGGGGACAACTATTTGGTGAAACGTCTGTTGGTTTGTGCCGGGCAGCAGTTGTCCCTGCAGCGCCATCGTCATCGCAGCGAAAGTTGGACCGTGGTATCAGGTTCGGGTGCTCTGCTCTGCGGTGAGACATGGCATGCCGCAAGCCAGGGCGTCATGCTCTCTATCCCCTGCTGCGCTGTGCATCGCGCCCGTGCAGAAGGCTCAGATCTGTTGATTCTCGAAGTTCAGCACGGTGTTGATCTGCGGGAAGACGACATCGAACGTCTGCAGGATGATTACGGCCGGGTGATAAATTGA
- a CDS encoding DEAD/DEAH box helicase — protein MTEQQQQRDDSACAVDLSASALPESNSNAEVFTTTITSAEPESGFAGFGFSEALLRTLADKGYTDPSPIQKAAFPELMLGRDLVGQAQTGTGKTAAFALPLLERLESGQKTPQALVLAPTRELAMQVAESFKAYSAGHPHLKVLAVYGGTDFRSQISALRRGVDVVVGTPGRVMDHMRQGTLDTSGLRSLVLDEADEMLRMGFIDDVEWILDQLPEQRQVVLFSATMPPEIRRLSKRYLKDPAEVTIRTKDQEGKRIRQRSITVPMPHKLEALQRVLDACGGEGVIIFARTKAITLTVAETLEAGGHQVAVLNGDVPQNQRERTVERLRSGSVDILVATDVAARGLDVERIGLVINYDMPFDSEAYVHRIGRTGRAGRTGEAVLFVTPRERRFIRNLERATGQPIEAMEVPGNTAINQGRLDRLRKRLSEAAQAQRPEADEAALLQELMQRVATELELSSDQLAMAALNLAIGPDALLRKGDDDWIQNTRRNDRDRDRNSGERRERRERPARVPEENMQRYRVEVGHRDRVKPGNLVGAIAGETGLQGRMIGRIQIFDNHSLVDLPKGMPEDVFNSLRCLKVMNRELQISQTS, from the coding sequence ATGACTGAACAGCAACAGCAGCGCGATGATTCCGCCTGCGCAGTGGATCTTTCTGCATCAGCGCTCCCGGAATCCAATTCCAATGCAGAGGTGTTCACCACCACGATCACATCGGCTGAGCCGGAATCCGGTTTTGCCGGTTTTGGTTTCAGTGAGGCCTTGCTCCGCACCCTGGCGGACAAGGGGTATACCGATCCGTCCCCCATCCAGAAGGCCGCATTCCCCGAGCTGATGCTCGGCCGCGATCTGGTGGGTCAGGCCCAGACCGGTACCGGCAAAACGGCAGCATTTGCGTTGCCTTTGCTCGAGCGTCTTGAGAGTGGCCAGAAAACACCCCAGGCCTTGGTGCTCGCCCCTACACGTGAGCTGGCGATGCAGGTGGCCGAGTCGTTTAAGGCTTATTCCGCCGGCCATCCCCATTTGAAGGTGCTGGCGGTGTATGGCGGCACGGATTTCCGCTCCCAGATCAGTGCCCTAAGGCGCGGGGTTGATGTGGTGGTGGGCACCCCGGGTCGGGTGATGGACCACATGCGTCAGGGAACTCTCGACACAAGCGGTCTGCGCAGCCTGGTGCTCGATGAAGCAGATGAAATGCTCCGCATGGGCTTCATCGACGATGTGGAGTGGATCCTCGATCAATTGCCTGAGCAGCGTCAGGTGGTGCTGTTCTCCGCGACGATGCCCCCCGAGATCCGTCGCCTGTCTAAGCGTTATCTCAAGGACCCTGCTGAGGTCACGATTCGCACCAAGGATCAGGAAGGCAAGCGGATCCGCCAGCGTTCGATCACGGTACCGATGCCGCACAAGCTCGAAGCCCTGCAACGGGTTCTCGACGCCTGTGGTGGTGAGGGTGTGATCATCTTTGCCCGCACCAAGGCGATCACCTTGACCGTGGCTGAAACCCTTGAGGCCGGCGGCCATCAGGTGGCGGTGCTCAATGGCGACGTTCCTCAGAACCAACGGGAACGCACCGTGGAGCGACTGCGCAGTGGATCGGTCGACATCCTCGTGGCCACCGACGTTGCGGCGCGGGGTCTTGATGTGGAACGCATCGGTCTGGTGATCAACTACGACATGCCGTTCGACAGCGAGGCCTACGTGCACCGCATCGGCCGGACGGGCCGCGCTGGACGTACCGGAGAAGCGGTTCTGTTCGTGACCCCACGGGAACGGCGTTTCATCCGCAACCTGGAGCGGGCTACGGGTCAGCCGATCGAAGCAATGGAGGTGCCCGGTAACACGGCCATCAACCAGGGTCGGTTGGACCGTCTGCGTAAGCGTTTAAGTGAGGCTGCTCAGGCCCAACGCCCTGAAGCCGATGAAGCGGCCCTGCTCCAAGAGTTGATGCAGCGGGTGGCCACGGAGCTCGAGCTCAGCTCCGATCAACTGGCCATGGCGGCGCTCAATTTGGCGATCGGACCCGATGCGCTGCTGCGCAAGGGAGACGATGACTGGATTCAGAACACCCGTCGCAACGACCGCGACCGCGACCGCAATTCGGGCGAGCGCCGTGAGCGGCGCGAGCGTCCGGCGCGGGTTCCTGAGGAGAACATGCAGCGCTACCGGGTTGAGGTAGGTCACCGCGATCGGGTCAAGCCGGGCAACCTAGTGGGCGCCATCGCTGGCGAGACCGGTCTGCAGGGCCGAATGATTGGCCGCATCCAGATTTTCGACAATCACAGCCTGGTGGATCTACCCAAGGGCATGCCCGAGGACGTGTTCAACAGCTTGCGATGCCTGAAAGTGATGAACCGCGAACTACAGATCAGTCAGACTTCTTGA
- a CDS encoding RNA-binding protein codes for MTIYIGNLSFQAEQEHLVDLFNEYGEVKNCSLPLDRETGRKRGFAFVEMVNDADEQKAIDDLQDVEWMGRMIRVSKATPRERSGGPRGGGGGYRG; via the coding sequence ATGACCATCTACATCGGCAATCTTTCATTCCAGGCAGAGCAAGAGCATCTTGTTGATCTCTTCAACGAGTACGGCGAGGTCAAGAACTGCAGCCTGCCCCTGGATCGTGAGACAGGCCGCAAACGCGGTTTCGCTTTCGTCGAGATGGTCAACGATGCCGATGAGCAAAAAGCCATCGACGATCTTCAGGACGTGGAGTGGATGGGGCGCATGATCCGCGTCAGCAAAGCCACCCCTCGGGAGCGCTCAGGCGGCCCCCGCGGTGGTGGTGGCGGTTACCGCGGCTGA
- a CDS encoding ABC transporter ATP-binding protein gives MRHLAPQRRLVIAAVSCSLLNKLFDLAPPALIGLALDVVVRGDQSVLAGFGLRTAGQQLWCLALLTFVIWAAESLFEYLYDVLWRNLAQTTQHSLRLEAYDHLQKLELAFFEQDSTGRLMAVLNDDINQLERFLDRGANQILQLITTVLVVGIGMAMVAPEVALFAYLPIPVILWGSLHFQRQLAPRYREVRARAGDLASRLANNLGGMLTIKSFTAEALELERLRAESLAYRQSNARAIRLSAGFIPLIRFAILFAFLAILLIGGFKALAGELPVATYSVLVFITQRLLWPLTAIGRTLDEYQRSMASTQRVLDLIDTPVLIQGGTVPVDPQRLRGEIRFEAVDFAYGGRTALLQGFDLTVQAGSTLGIVGATGSGKSTVVKLLLRLYERDGGSICLDGVPIETLQLQDLRRCIALVSQDVYLFHGTVAENIAYGFADPDPVAIEKAARLAEAAGFIDALPQGYDTLVGERGQRLSGGQRQRIALARAILKDAPVLVLDEATAAVDNDTEAAIQRSLAQITQHRTTVVIAHRLSTVRHADWIVVMDQGRIVEQGCHDSLVAHGGIYTNLWQVQAGEGVIAS, from the coding sequence ATGCGCCACTTGGCGCCGCAGCGTCGCCTTGTGATTGCAGCGGTTAGCTGCTCCCTGCTCAACAAGCTGTTCGATCTGGCCCCACCCGCCTTGATCGGTCTGGCCCTGGATGTGGTCGTGCGCGGTGACCAGTCTGTGCTGGCGGGTTTCGGTCTAAGGACCGCAGGCCAGCAACTGTGGTGTCTGGCCCTTCTCACCTTTGTGATCTGGGCGGCGGAGTCGCTATTCGAGTACCTCTACGACGTGCTCTGGCGCAACCTGGCGCAAACCACCCAGCACAGCCTGCGGCTCGAGGCTTACGACCATCTGCAGAAGCTGGAGCTGGCCTTTTTCGAGCAGGACAGCACTGGTCGCCTGATGGCGGTGCTCAATGACGACATCAATCAGCTCGAACGCTTTCTGGATCGCGGTGCCAATCAGATCCTGCAGTTGATCACAACCGTGCTGGTGGTGGGCATCGGCATGGCGATGGTGGCGCCGGAGGTTGCTCTGTTCGCCTACCTGCCGATTCCGGTGATTCTTTGGGGATCGCTGCATTTCCAGCGCCAGCTGGCGCCGCGTTACCGGGAGGTGCGGGCTCGGGCGGGCGACCTCGCCTCCCGGCTTGCTAACAACCTGGGGGGGATGCTCACGATCAAGAGCTTCACCGCTGAGGCTCTGGAACTGGAGCGGCTGCGAGCAGAAAGCCTGGCCTACCGCCAGAGCAATGCCCGGGCGATTCGTCTCTCGGCGGGCTTCATCCCCTTGATCCGCTTCGCGATTCTGTTCGCTTTCCTGGCGATCCTGTTGATCGGTGGCTTCAAGGCCCTGGCCGGGGAACTGCCGGTGGCCACTTACAGCGTTCTCGTGTTCATTACCCAGCGCCTGCTCTGGCCGTTAACCGCCATTGGCCGAACCTTGGATGAATACCAGCGCTCGATGGCCTCCACGCAACGGGTGCTCGATTTGATCGACACCCCGGTTCTGATCCAGGGAGGAACGGTGCCTGTGGATCCGCAGCGGCTGCGGGGTGAGATTCGCTTTGAAGCAGTGGATTTCGCCTATGGCGGCCGAACAGCACTGCTGCAGGGCTTCGATCTGACCGTGCAAGCGGGATCGACCCTCGGCATTGTCGGGGCGACGGGGTCCGGCAAGAGCACGGTGGTGAAGCTGCTGTTGCGGTTGTATGAGCGAGATGGCGGGAGTATCTGTCTGGATGGGGTCCCCATCGAAACCCTGCAGCTTCAAGACCTGCGCCGCTGCATCGCCCTGGTGAGTCAGGACGTCTACCTTTTCCACGGCACTGTGGCCGAGAACATCGCCTATGGGTTCGCAGATCCCGATCCGGTGGCGATTGAGAAGGCTGCTCGCTTGGCGGAAGCCGCTGGATTCATCGATGCCTTGCCCCAGGGGTACGACACTCTGGTTGGTGAGCGGGGGCAGCGCCTTTCGGGCGGACAGCGCCAACGCATCGCCCTGGCCCGCGCCATCCTCAAGGATGCCCCGGTGCTGGTGCTCGATGAAGCCACAGCAGCAGTGGATAACGACACCGAAGCTGCCATCCAGCGCTCCTTGGCGCAGATCACCCAGCACCGAACCACCGTGGTGATCGCCCACCGTCTCAGCACGGTTCGCCATGCCGATTGGATTGTGGTGATGGACCAGGGCCGGATTGTTGAGCAGGGCTGCCACGACAGCCTGGTGGCCCACGGCGGGATCTACACCAACCTATGGCAGGTGCAGGCCGGCGAAGGGGTTATCGCTTCCTGA
- a CDS encoding cation:proton antiporter: MAMQASISHVMHHPLGVFSLLVAISAAVPPLIRRLGLPDLVGLLAAGVVVGPHALNWVDSSSETVRLLSDLGAVYLLFTMGLEIDLEEFNRVKRRSFIYGLLILLIGVGTGVSIGLMAGFASVSCLLLGALMATHTPLGYPIVRSYGAQKDEAVVVSVGSTIFTDIVALLLLAVGLGLGQGSLNGLGLGLLLLKIGGFALVVVIGIRWLGRRLVLRGISDENRMVLAVLVALFLASLGAELAGVEKIVGAFLAGLAVNSVLPEGRVKEQVIFVGGVLFIPIFFIDLGLLLDLSSLGQSLGNFQFTALMLVGAIGGKGLASWLSGRLFGYRRAQILMMWSLTMPKVAATLATAFIGYQAGLLNQTVLNSVLAVMVVTATLGPILTEQSVTRLKDHSPDAVPVSFGEAAAVLDGVNEVVQRPLRIVVPVANPSTEKGLLSMAARLVQGSSGAEGLLLPLAMVNPSLEEMRGGLNRAIAAARGRLSTAESIGAQLAVPTRSLLRLDEDIAGGMSRTALEQAADLLLIGAARTDQLRAWLMGDIVDGVCRTAHCPVVVVNLGREPDSGLARILVPIKDLSASAREQFELALRVINSAPEDQRVRITLLHVHDPRFSGQDRHWMEQQLIRWRPPGIPEERFHIVIVRGPGIDGAINRLSREHDLVILRTQRRRVAGLPIPGSDRISKLIRQLPCASMVISDPLA; encoded by the coding sequence ATGGCCATGCAGGCCTCGATTAGCCACGTGATGCATCACCCCCTCGGGGTGTTCTCGCTGTTAGTGGCGATCAGTGCGGCGGTGCCGCCGTTGATCCGACGGCTGGGTCTGCCCGATTTGGTGGGGTTGCTGGCGGCTGGCGTAGTGGTAGGTCCCCACGCTTTGAACTGGGTCGACAGCAGCAGCGAAACGGTACGGCTGCTCTCCGATCTCGGGGCGGTGTATCTGCTGTTCACGATGGGTCTGGAGATTGATCTCGAGGAGTTCAATCGGGTCAAGCGCCGCTCGTTCATCTACGGCCTGCTGATCCTTTTGATCGGTGTGGGCACGGGTGTGTCGATCGGCCTGATGGCGGGCTTCGCCTCGGTCTCGTGCCTGTTGCTCGGCGCCCTGATGGCGACTCACACTCCGCTTGGTTACCCGATCGTGCGCAGTTACGGCGCCCAGAAGGACGAGGCGGTGGTGGTGAGCGTGGGCAGCACGATCTTCACCGACATCGTGGCCTTGCTGCTGTTGGCGGTGGGACTGGGGCTGGGCCAGGGCAGCCTCAACGGCCTTGGCCTGGGCCTGCTGCTGCTCAAGATCGGTGGCTTCGCTCTGGTGGTGGTGATCGGCATCCGCTGGCTGGGCCGACGCCTGGTGCTGCGGGGCATCAGCGATGAAAATCGGATGGTGCTCGCTGTTTTGGTGGCCCTGTTCCTGGCCTCCCTGGGGGCTGAGCTGGCGGGTGTGGAGAAGATTGTCGGCGCCTTCTTGGCTGGTTTGGCGGTGAATTCCGTGCTGCCTGAGGGCCGGGTGAAGGAACAGGTGATTTTTGTGGGTGGCGTGCTGTTCATCCCGATCTTCTTCATTGATTTGGGATTGCTGCTGGATCTGAGCAGCCTCGGCCAAAGCCTGGGCAACTTTCAGTTCACCGCGCTAATGCTGGTGGGCGCTATCGGCGGCAAGGGTTTGGCGTCCTGGCTGAGCGGACGGCTATTCGGTTACCGCCGCGCCCAGATCCTGATGATGTGGTCTCTGACGATGCCCAAGGTGGCGGCGACCCTGGCCACGGCCTTCATTGGCTACCAGGCGGGTCTGCTCAATCAGACCGTGCTGAACAGTGTGCTGGCGGTAATGGTGGTGACGGCCACCCTGGGGCCGATCCTCACGGAGCAGTCGGTGACACGGCTCAAGGATCACAGTCCCGATGCGGTGCCAGTCAGCTTCGGTGAGGCGGCGGCGGTGCTGGACGGCGTCAATGAGGTCGTCCAGCGCCCTCTGCGCATCGTGGTGCCGGTGGCCAACCCCAGCACCGAGAAGGGGTTGTTGAGCATGGCGGCCCGCCTGGTGCAGGGTTCGTCGGGGGCTGAAGGGTTGCTGCTTCCCCTCGCGATGGTGAATCCCAGCCTGGAAGAGATGCGGGGTGGTTTGAACCGGGCTATTGCCGCAGCGCGTGGACGCCTCAGCACGGCGGAGAGCATCGGTGCCCAGTTGGCTGTGCCCACCCGTAGTCTGCTGCGGCTGGATGAAGACATTGCAGGCGGCATGAGCCGCACAGCTTTGGAACAGGCCGCGGATCTGTTGCTGATCGGTGCAGCTCGCACCGATCAACTCCGGGCCTGGCTGATGGGCGACATCGTTGATGGGGTCTGTCGCACGGCCCACTGTCCGGTGGTGGTAGTGAACCTGGGCCGTGAGCCCGATAGCGGCCTGGCCCGAATCCTTGTTCCGATCAAAGACCTCTCCGCCAGCGCCCGCGAGCAATTCGAACTGGCGCTGCGGGTGATCAACTCAGCCCCGGAGGATCAGCGCGTTCGGATCACCCTGCTGCATGTGCACGACCCCCGCTTCAGCGGGCAGGACCGTCACTGGATGGAGCAGCAGCTGATTCGCTGGCGTCCGCCGGGGATTCCAGAGGAGCGGTTCCACATCGTGATCGTGCGGGGGCCCGGCATCGATGGGGCCATTAATCGCCTCAGCCGCGAACACGATCTCGTGATCCTGCGCACCCAACGCAGGCGGGTGGCTGGTCTGCCGATTCCAGGCAGTGATCGCATCAGCAAATTGATCCGCCAGCTCCCCTGCGCCTCGATGGTGATCAGCGATCCCTTGGCTTAA
- a CDS encoding LCP family protein: MPPTPPAKPSSEAITWPVVAAVVVGLSGGLILSIPLSRLIMEPSRTADQSFVLPQPVPPANPFVGWTGFGAREVVVLGRDRTGNNTDVIFTVRVDGTTTSITQIPRDSYIDAEGFGGIKLNALMAYGGVEAVERELSRLMNRPIRYHIVVRLDALETLANLVGGIEVDVPKRLYYVDRSQDLVIDLQPGPQLLKGKDLEGFLRWRNDGRGDFGRLERQQLALKGLFEQMKQPQNLIRLPALITAAGQALETDLGPMELGGLITAMGTTELKASSLKSVPFNADGISYLDTEWPAKSSSDSEGSQRFRFLF, translated from the coding sequence ATGCCACCCACCCCCCCTGCTAAGCCGTCATCTGAGGCCATCACTTGGCCGGTCGTTGCTGCTGTGGTGGTGGGTCTCAGCGGCGGCCTGATTCTTTCGATTCCTCTGAGCCGATTGATCATGGAGCCGTCCAGGACGGCAGATCAATCTTTCGTGCTGCCTCAGCCTGTGCCGCCTGCTAACCCATTTGTTGGTTGGACCGGCTTCGGGGCAAGGGAGGTGGTGGTGCTGGGCCGAGACCGCACTGGCAACAACACTGATGTGATTTTCACGGTTCGGGTGGATGGCACCACCACGTCGATCACCCAGATCCCCCGCGACAGCTACATCGATGCTGAGGGCTTTGGTGGCATCAAGCTGAATGCACTGATGGCCTACGGAGGAGTGGAGGCGGTGGAGCGGGAGTTGTCGCGCCTGATGAACCGCCCGATCCGCTACCACATCGTGGTGCGTCTGGATGCGCTCGAAACCCTGGCCAACCTGGTGGGGGGAATCGAAGTGGATGTCCCCAAGCGCCTGTATTACGTCGATCGCAGCCAGGACCTGGTGATCGATCTGCAGCCCGGCCCTCAGCTGTTGAAGGGCAAGGATCTGGAGGGGTTTCTGCGCTGGCGCAACGACGGCCGCGGCGATTTTGGCCGGCTGGAACGGCAGCAGCTGGCCTTGAAGGGTTTGTTTGAGCAGATGAAACAACCACAAAATCTGATCCGCCTGCCGGCGTTGATCACCGCTGCGGGCCAGGCCTTGGAGACGGATCTGGGGCCGATGGAACTGGGTGGATTGATAACCGCCATGGGCACCACCGAACTGAAGGCTTCCAGCCTGAAGTCGGTTCCGTTCAATGCCGATGGCATCAGCTATCTGGACACTGAATGGCCGGCCAAGTCGAGCAGTGACAGCGAAGGCAGCCAACGCTTCCGCTTCCTGTTCTGA
- the psbP gene encoding photosystem II reaction center PsbP: MQLLQSLSRVIICGALSLMLGACAAGPTAGLQSYQSPDGRFAFLYPTGWTEVQVSNGPRVVFHDLIHSDETVSLMINKVNEDNELSELGSAVAVGERLRREVIASAGSGRTAELVEAQEREVHGRTFYDMEYAVHLEDRDRHELATVVVDRGRLYTLATSVNEDRWSKVGDLCGRVVHSLTLLI; this comes from the coding sequence ATGCAGCTCCTCCAGTCTCTGAGTCGCGTGATCATTTGCGGCGCCTTGTCACTGATGCTGGGAGCCTGCGCAGCAGGACCAACAGCCGGACTGCAGTCGTACCAGAGCCCGGATGGCCGTTTCGCCTTCCTCTATCCCACAGGTTGGACTGAGGTTCAAGTGAGCAATGGACCACGGGTGGTGTTTCACGACCTGATCCACAGCGATGAGACCGTGAGCCTGATGATCAACAAGGTGAACGAAGACAACGAACTGAGTGAACTGGGCAGCGCCGTCGCCGTGGGAGAGCGGCTGCGCCGTGAGGTGATCGCCTCCGCCGGCAGCGGCCGCACCGCCGAGCTGGTGGAAGCGCAGGAGCGAGAGGTGCATGGCCGCACCTTCTACGACATGGAATACGCCGTGCACCTGGAAGATCGCGACCGCCATGAACTGGCGACTGTGGTGGTAGACCGCGGCCGCCTTTACACCCTTGCCACCAGCGTCAACGAAGACCGCTGGAGCAAGGTTGGTGATCTCTGCGGTCGGGTGGTTCACTCACTTACCCTGCTGATCTGA
- the recR gene encoding recombination mediator RecR, producing MARLIDQFERLPGIGPRTAQRLALHLLNQPEEQIHQFADALLAARTQVGQCQTCFHLSADPECEICRKPERRNGVICVVADSRDLLALERTREFQGRYHVLGGLISPMDGIGPELLHVTELVQRITSEEISEVILALTPSVEGDTTSLYLGRLLKPFCSVSRIAYGLPMGSELEYADEVTLSRALEGRRPV from the coding sequence TTGGCCCGGCTGATTGATCAGTTCGAGCGTCTGCCTGGCATCGGCCCGCGCACGGCCCAGCGGCTCGCTTTGCATCTTCTGAATCAACCGGAGGAGCAGATCCATCAGTTCGCTGATGCCCTATTAGCGGCCCGCACCCAGGTGGGCCAGTGCCAAACCTGCTTCCACCTCTCCGCTGATCCCGAATGTGAGATTTGCCGCAAACCTGAGCGCCGCAACGGCGTGATCTGCGTGGTGGCGGATTCCCGGGATCTTCTGGCGCTGGAACGCACCCGTGAATTCCAGGGGCGCTACCACGTTCTTGGGGGCCTGATTTCGCCCATGGACGGGATTGGTCCGGAGCTTCTGCACGTCACCGAACTGGTGCAGCGGATCACCAGTGAGGAGATCAGTGAGGTGATACTCGCCCTCACCCCCAGCGTGGAAGGGGACACCACCAGCTTGTATCTGGGGCGGTTGCTCAAGCCCTTCTGTTCGGTGAGCCGGATCGCCTACGGCTTGCCGATGGGCAGTGAACTGGAATACGCCGATGAGGTCACCCTGAGCCGCGCCCTGGAGGGGCGCCGGCCGGTATGA
- the lipA gene encoding lipoyl synthase: MSKYSAIPPAERLPDWLRRPIGNASELERVQGLVKQNRLHTICEEGRCPNRGECYAAGTATFLLGGSICTRSCAFCQVDKGQAPMSLDAAEAERVADAVEAMQLRYVVLTAVARDDLPDHGAGLFTSTMAAIRARNPLIALEVLTPDFWGGVADSERAVMAQRERLATVLGAQPVCFNHNLETVQRLQGEVRRGATYERSLGLLAAARELAPQIPIKSGLMLGLGESRDEVIATLQDLRAVDCQRITMGQYLRPSLEHIPVARYWTPQEFDALAEVARELGFAQVRSGPLVRSSYHAAD, encoded by the coding sequence ATGAGCAAGTACAGCGCCATTCCCCCCGCCGAGCGATTGCCGGACTGGCTGCGGCGGCCGATTGGCAACGCATCGGAGTTGGAGCGGGTGCAGGGGCTGGTGAAGCAGAACCGCCTGCACACCATCTGCGAGGAGGGGCGCTGCCCCAACCGCGGCGAGTGCTACGCCGCCGGAACAGCGACGTTCCTCTTGGGCGGCTCGATCTGCACCCGCAGCTGTGCCTTCTGCCAGGTGGACAAGGGCCAGGCCCCGATGTCGCTGGATGCCGCGGAAGCGGAGCGGGTGGCCGATGCGGTGGAGGCGATGCAACTCCGCTACGTAGTGCTCACGGCGGTGGCCCGCGACGATCTTCCCGACCACGGCGCTGGCCTTTTCACCAGCACCATGGCGGCGATCCGAGCCCGCAATCCGCTCATCGCCCTTGAGGTGCTCACCCCAGATTTCTGGGGCGGTGTGGCGGACTCGGAGCGGGCCGTGATGGCCCAGCGGGAGCGGCTGGCGACAGTGCTGGGGGCGCAACCGGTGTGCTTCAACCACAACCTGGAAACGGTGCAGCGGCTGCAGGGGGAGGTGCGCCGGGGAGCGACCTATGAACGATCGCTCGGTTTACTCGCGGCGGCCCGGGAGCTTGCACCTCAGATCCCCATCAAAAGTGGTCTGATGCTTGGCTTGGGGGAGAGCCGCGACGAGGTGATCGCCACCCTCCAGGATCTCCGCGCCGTGGATTGCCAACGGATCACCATGGGGCAGTACCTGCGTCCCTCCCTTGAGCACATTCCAGTGGCCCGCTACTGGACGCCGCAGGAGTTCGACGCGTTGGCGGAGGTGGCCCGTGAGCTTGGGTTTGCTCAGGTGCGCAGTGGCCCGTTGGTGCGCAGCAGTTATCACGCCGCCGACTGA